From the genome of Mesorhizobium japonicum MAFF 303099, one region includes:
- a CDS encoding tetratricopeptide repeat protein: protein MRISELLRSSVLPALVAAAIFGAVGQALAFDDKVFDDKTGVKPQSSPWAVFQFGFSAYKNGHKEQAAEAYKYAAENGQIGATWKLARMYAEGDGVARDDYEAFKFFSEIVDQDVEPGSPEESYVSDALVALGDYLRKGIPGSPVTENEVAAQEYYMRAAANYRNPNAQFEMGQMFLKGEGGVKASVKQAGRWFQLAAAKGHAGAQATLGHLLFQSGKIVRGLAMMTAALERASPTDQPWIRGMQEEAFAAAGEADRRTAISLADDILTKGTTNADQ from the coding sequence ATGCGGATATCTGAGTTGTTGAGGTCGTCTGTCCTTCCGGCACTGGTCGCTGCGGCGATCTTTGGCGCCGTCGGCCAGGCTTTGGCCTTCGACGACAAGGTGTTCGACGACAAGACCGGCGTGAAGCCACAGTCGAGCCCCTGGGCAGTGTTCCAATTCGGCTTCTCCGCCTACAAGAACGGCCACAAGGAACAGGCCGCCGAAGCCTATAAATACGCGGCCGAAAACGGCCAGATCGGCGCCACATGGAAGCTTGCCCGCATGTATGCAGAGGGCGACGGCGTGGCGCGCGACGATTATGAGGCGTTCAAGTTCTTCTCCGAGATCGTCGACCAGGACGTCGAGCCCGGCTCGCCTGAGGAAAGCTACGTTTCCGACGCGCTGGTGGCGCTCGGCGATTATCTGCGCAAGGGCATTCCCGGCAGCCCGGTCACCGAGAACGAGGTGGCGGCCCAGGAATATTACATGCGTGCCGCCGCCAACTACCGCAATCCGAACGCCCAGTTCGAGATGGGGCAGATGTTCCTGAAGGGCGAGGGCGGCGTGAAGGCCAGCGTCAAGCAGGCCGGGCGCTGGTTCCAACTCGCCGCCGCGAAGGGCCATGCGGGCGCGCAGGCGACGCTTGGCCATCTCCTGTTCCAGAGCGGCAAGATCGTTCGCGGCCTGGCGATGATGACCGCCGCGCTCGAACGCGCGTCGCCGACGGATCAGCCCTGGATCCGCGGCATGCAGGAAGAGGCTTTTGCCGCCGCCGGCGAAGCCGACCGGCGCACGGCGATTTCGCTGGCCGATGACATCCTGACCAAAGGCACCACCAACGCCGACCAGTAA
- a CDS encoding OmpP1/FadL family transporter, with product MTILRLKALLGAGCFSLALIGTVATPAHAGGLERGWYDIDLLFDPAQITGEAGATYVMPQRDLKNAKDTDPLDGTLSGPKFSSSARDTESYWVPNAGIKIGMGPIDCLGDYSQPIGASSNPGANWAGAQSNVDTQVRSKAFGATCSYKMDLGKGQFRFIGGVFHEDVSGYKEQLVVPLPSPLLGTGIGRLDLEGDGWGWRAGVAYEIPDIALRASLVYNSAVKLDNLSGTLDLTQVPGFINPLNPLLGRVTDVYGSSQVPDSVELKLQSGIAPGWLAFGSIKWVNWSDLQSIPFCPTVTQGLVACTTTSPVRATSLDLLYRDGWTVSGGIGHKFNDQWSGAAVLTWDRGTTTGLSAQTDTWTLSGGVAYTPTQNVELRFGGAVGVMTSGSIHSVLGNDGVTYGTDYTADFGNDLVTALSTSLKVKW from the coding sequence ATGACTATTCTGCGACTGAAGGCGCTGCTGGGGGCGGGGTGCTTTTCGCTGGCTTTGATCGGAACCGTGGCCACTCCGGCGCATGCCGGTGGTCTCGAGCGCGGTTGGTACGATATCGACCTGCTTTTCGATCCGGCACAGATCACAGGTGAAGCCGGTGCCACCTACGTGATGCCGCAGCGCGACCTTAAAAACGCAAAGGATACCGACCCTCTCGATGGTACTCTTTCTGGTCCGAAGTTTTCCAGTTCAGCCCGTGACACCGAAAGCTACTGGGTGCCCAACGCTGGCATCAAGATCGGTATGGGCCCGATTGATTGCTTGGGCGACTATTCGCAGCCCATCGGCGCCTCCAGCAATCCTGGTGCGAACTGGGCGGGTGCACAAAGCAATGTTGACACGCAGGTAAGGAGTAAAGCCTTTGGTGCGACCTGCTCGTACAAGATGGATCTCGGCAAGGGCCAGTTTCGTTTCATCGGCGGCGTGTTCCATGAGGATGTTTCGGGCTACAAGGAGCAACTGGTTGTTCCGCTTCCTTCACCCCTTTTGGGCACCGGCATCGGTCGCCTTGATCTAGAGGGCGATGGTTGGGGTTGGCGCGCCGGTGTCGCTTACGAGATCCCGGATATCGCGCTGCGTGCAAGCCTGGTCTACAATTCGGCGGTCAAGCTCGACAATTTGAGCGGAACGCTCGATCTGACTCAAGTTCCTGGATTTATTAACCCGTTAAACCCACTTCTTGGGCGCGTGACGGATGTCTACGGGTCTTCGCAGGTTCCAGATTCTGTTGAACTCAAGCTTCAGTCGGGCATAGCGCCCGGCTGGCTGGCTTTTGGATCTATCAAGTGGGTGAATTGGAGCGATCTGCAAAGCATTCCGTTCTGCCCGACCGTGACCCAGGGGCTTGTTGCTTGCACGACAACCAGCCCTGTACGCGCCACCTCGCTTGATCTGCTCTATCGCGACGGTTGGACGGTTTCCGGCGGTATCGGCCATAAGTTCAATGACCAGTGGAGCGGCGCCGCCGTTCTGACCTGGGATCGCGGTACGACGACCGGCCTGAGCGCCCAGACCGACACCTGGACCCTTAGCGGCGGTGTGGCCTACACGCCAACTCAGAACGTGGAGCTTCGCTTCGGCGGCGCTGTGGGCGTGATGACCAGCGGATCGATACATTCCGTCCTCGGCAATGATGGTGTCACTTACGGCACCGACTACACCGCCGACTTTGGCAACGACCTTGTCACGGCACTTTCGACTTCCTTGAAGGTTAAGTGGTAA
- a CDS encoding PopZ family protein, translating to MATASSAQREPSMEEILASIRRIIEDSDNGRKQPGEPEELRQDLEPSPDEAPAADVNAFRAELHAAPEVKKPVVLAEVQAPSPEPVIARMDAPTRADPVAAKPSMTLAEVSARIAAEQAPPATAGAPMVSQAEAPQASATSDAIVADWRREIASVGEQAKAIPDRSIRKPVAQPEAPASEPVAEAAFERPSSSEAPAGAAQARAAASEAPAARPAILSEHTGRQVAAAFGELSDAFASRSKKTFDEMAEEMLRPMLQDWLDNNLPTLVERLVREEIERVARGAQ from the coding sequence ATGGCCACGGCAAGCAGCGCACAGCGCGAACCTTCCATGGAAGAGATACTGGCTTCCATCAGGAGGATCATCGAGGACAGCGACAACGGCCGCAAGCAGCCGGGTGAGCCCGAAGAGTTGCGGCAGGATCTGGAGCCTTCGCCGGACGAAGCTCCGGCCGCTGATGTGAATGCGTTTCGCGCGGAGTTGCATGCCGCCCCCGAGGTCAAGAAGCCGGTCGTGCTCGCGGAAGTCCAGGCGCCTTCGCCCGAGCCGGTGATCGCGCGGATGGATGCGCCGACGCGTGCCGATCCCGTGGCGGCCAAGCCGTCGATGACGCTTGCCGAGGTCAGCGCCAGGATCGCCGCCGAGCAGGCGCCGCCCGCCACGGCCGGAGCGCCGATGGTCTCGCAGGCTGAGGCCCCGCAGGCCAGCGCGACAAGCGATGCGATCGTTGCCGATTGGCGGCGCGAGATCGCGTCCGTCGGAGAGCAGGCGAAAGCAATACCGGACAGGAGCATCCGCAAGCCGGTCGCTCAGCCCGAGGCGCCGGCGAGCGAGCCGGTGGCGGAGGCGGCATTCGAACGGCCTTCTTCAAGCGAAGCTCCGGCAGGCGCCGCTCAGGCGCGTGCGGCGGCAAGCGAAGCGCCTGCGGCGCGCCCTGCAATTCTTTCCGAACACACAGGCCGGCAGGTCGCCGCGGCCTTCGGCGAGCTGTCCGATGCCTTTGCCAGCCGCAGCAAGAAGACATTCGACGAGATGGCCGAGGAGATGCTGCGGCCGATGCTGCAGGACTGGCTGGACAATAATCTGCCGACGCTGGTCGAGCGCCTGGTGCGCGAGGAAATTGAACGTGTGGCGCGCGGGGCGCAATAA
- the ilvD gene encoding dihydroxy-acid dehydratase: MDAKVISKAKLPSRHVTVGPARAPHRSYLYAMGLSAAEIAQPLVGVASCWNEAAPCNISLMRQAQVVKKGVAAANGTPREFCTITVTDGIAMGHQGMKSSLVSREVIADSVELTMRGHCYDALVGLAGCDKSLPGMMMAMVRLNVPSIFIYGGSILPGSYRGRQITVQDVFEAVGQHSVGTIGDAELLEIEQAACPSAGSCGAQFTANTMATVAEAIGLALPYSCGAPAPYEMRDRFNFASGEKIMELIAKNIRPRDIITLKALENAATVVSATGGSTNAALHLPAIAHEAGIKFDLFDVARIFEKTPYIADLKPGGKYVAKDMFEAGGIPLLMKTLLDHGYLHGDCLTVTGRTLAENMEHVAWNEHQDVVRPANRPITQTGGVVGLKGNLAPEGAIVKVAGMTELKFSGPARCFDSEEECFEAVTQRNYREGEVLVIRYEGPRGGPGMREMLSTTAALYGQGMGGKVALITDGRFSGATRGFCIGHVGPEAAVGGPIGLIRDGDVISIDAVNGTIEVALSDSELAARAKTWKARTTDYQSGAIWKYAQTVGSARDGAVTHPGGAKETHCYADI; encoded by the coding sequence ATGGACGCCAAGGTCATTTCAAAGGCTAAGCTCCCTAGCCGCCATGTGACTGTCGGTCCGGCGCGTGCGCCGCACCGGTCCTATCTCTATGCCATGGGGCTTTCCGCCGCCGAGATCGCGCAGCCGCTGGTCGGCGTCGCCTCCTGCTGGAACGAAGCCGCGCCCTGCAACATCTCGCTGATGCGCCAGGCGCAGGTGGTCAAGAAGGGTGTCGCCGCCGCCAACGGCACACCGCGCGAATTCTGCACCATCACCGTCACCGACGGCATCGCCATGGGCCACCAGGGCATGAAGTCGTCGCTGGTGTCGCGCGAGGTCATCGCCGATTCGGTCGAGCTCACGATGCGTGGCCATTGCTACGATGCGCTGGTCGGCCTCGCCGGCTGCGACAAGTCGCTGCCCGGCATGATGATGGCCATGGTGCGGCTCAACGTGCCGTCGATCTTCATCTATGGCGGTTCGATCCTGCCCGGCAGCTATCGCGGCCGTCAGATTACCGTGCAGGACGTGTTCGAGGCGGTCGGCCAGCACTCCGTCGGCACGATCGGCGACGCCGAGCTGCTCGAGATCGAGCAGGCGGCCTGTCCGTCGGCCGGCTCCTGCGGCGCCCAGTTCACCGCCAACACCATGGCAACCGTCGCCGAGGCGATCGGTCTGGCGCTGCCCTATTCCTGCGGCGCGCCGGCGCCTTACGAAATGCGCGACCGCTTCAATTTCGCCTCCGGCGAAAAGATCATGGAGCTGATCGCCAAAAACATCCGGCCGCGCGACATCATCACGCTGAAGGCGCTGGAGAACGCGGCGACCGTGGTTTCCGCCACCGGCGGTTCGACCAATGCGGCGCTGCATCTGCCGGCGATCGCGCATGAGGCGGGCATCAAATTCGATCTCTTCGATGTCGCAAGGATTTTCGAGAAGACGCCCTACATCGCCGACCTCAAGCCTGGCGGCAAATATGTCGCAAAGGACATGTTCGAGGCCGGCGGCATTCCGCTGTTGATGAAGACGCTGCTCGACCACGGCTATCTGCATGGCGATTGCCTGACGGTGACTGGCCGCACTTTGGCCGAAAACATGGAGCACGTTGCCTGGAATGAACACCAGGATGTGGTCCGCCCGGCCAACAGACCAATTACCCAAACCGGCGGTGTCGTGGGCTTGAAGGGAAACCTTGCCCCCGAAGGCGCGATCGTGAAAGTCGCGGGCATGACGGAGTTGAAATTCTCCGGCCCGGCGCGCTGCTTCGATTCGGAAGAGGAATGTTTCGAGGCGGTGACGCAACGCAACTACAGGGAAGGCGAGGTTCTCGTCATTCGCTACGAAGGGCCGCGCGGTGGTCCCGGCATGCGCGAGATGCTGTCGACGACGGCAGCGCTCTACGGCCAGGGCATGGGCGGCAAGGTGGCGCTGATCACCGACGGCCGCTTCTCGGGCGCGACGCGCGGCTTCTGCATCGGCCATGTCGGGCCGGAAGCGGCGGTGGGCGGCCCGATCGGCCTCATCCGGGATGGCGACGTGATTTCGATCGACGCCGTGAACGGCACGATCGAAGTGGCGCTGTCGGATAGCGAACTGGCGGCGCGGGCCAAGACATGGAAGGCGCGCACGACCGACTATCAGTCGGGCGCGATATGGAAATACGCACAGACGGTCGGGTCTGCCAGGGATGGCGCGGTCACCCATCCGGGTGGTGCGAAAGAAACACACTGCTATGCGGATATCTGA
- a CDS encoding valine--tRNA ligase, with protein MLEKTYDAKTVEPKIAKVWEEADAFRAGAGAEEGAEAFTIVIPPPNVTGSLHMGHALNNTLQDILVRFERMRGKNVLWQPGMDHAGIATQMVVERQLMEKQIHRRDLTREQFIEKVWEWKAESGGTIFNQLKRLGASADWSRERFTMDEGLSKAVLEVFVTLYKEGLIYKDKRLVNWDPRLLTAISDLEVEQHEVNGNLWHFRYPLEGETFDPENPKTFITVATTRPETMLGDTAVAVHPDDERYRHLVGKNVVLPIVGRKIPVVADEYSDPEKGSGAVKITPAHDFNDFEVGKRHKLPAINILTVEAAIKLKDNEDFLAGLDATPERQAVWDELDGLDRFVARKKIVELMEEGGFLEKVEPHRHAVPHGDRGGVPIEPFLTEQWYANAAELAKPAIASVREGRTNFVPKNWEKTYFDWMENIQPWCISRQLWWGHQIPAWYGPDGRVFVEKTEEEALSAAIEYYLALEGPWKAWVEDRLENFQPGEILTRDEDVLDTWFSSALWPFSTLGWPDQTPELKTYYQTDVLVTGFDIIFFWVARMMMMGLHFMDEEPFHTVYVHALVRDKNGAKMSKSKGNVIDPLDLIDEYGADALRFTLTVMAAQGRDVKLDPARIAGYRNFGTKLWNATRFAEMNEVARNDDFWLNDAKLAVNRWILTELTRAARQITDGITSYRFNEAAGAAYRFVWNLFCDWYLELLKPVFMGTDEAAKAESRACVAFVLDEIYKLLHPMMPFMTEELWAQTAGEGKERESLLCHAAWPSPDFEDDEAAADINWLVDLVSGIRSVRSEMNVPPAAIAPLVVVGANGVTRERLVRQDSAIKRLARVGDISLADAAPKGSAQIVLNEATICLPLGSLIDLAAEAARLQKELAKVTEEIARLHKKLSNERFVASAPAEIVEAEREKLAEYRDAQDKLAVALTRVRDAG; from the coding sequence ATGCTTGAAAAGACCTACGACGCAAAGACCGTCGAGCCGAAGATCGCCAAAGTGTGGGAAGAGGCGGACGCCTTCCGCGCCGGCGCCGGGGCGGAGGAGGGGGCCGAAGCCTTCACCATCGTCATTCCCCCGCCCAACGTCACCGGCTCGCTGCATATGGGCCATGCGCTCAACAACACGCTGCAGGACATTCTGGTGCGCTTCGAGCGCATGCGCGGCAAGAACGTGCTGTGGCAGCCGGGCATGGACCATGCGGGCATCGCCACGCAGATGGTGGTCGAGCGGCAGCTGATGGAGAAGCAGATCCATCGCCGCGACCTGACGCGCGAGCAGTTCATCGAGAAAGTGTGGGAGTGGAAGGCCGAATCCGGCGGTACCATCTTCAATCAGCTGAAGCGGCTCGGCGCCTCGGCCGACTGGTCGCGCGAGCGCTTCACCATGGATGAAGGCCTGTCCAAGGCCGTGCTCGAAGTCTTTGTCACGCTCTACAAGGAAGGGCTGATCTACAAGGACAAGCGCCTCGTGAACTGGGATCCGAGACTTTTGACCGCGATCTCCGACCTCGAGGTCGAGCAGCATGAGGTCAACGGCAATCTCTGGCACTTCCGCTATCCCCTGGAGGGCGAGACCTTCGACCCGGAAAATCCGAAAACCTTCATTACGGTGGCGACCACGCGCCCGGAAACGATGCTGGGCGATACGGCGGTGGCGGTGCATCCGGATGACGAACGGTACCGGCATCTGGTCGGCAAGAACGTCGTGCTGCCGATCGTGGGCCGTAAGATACCTGTTGTGGCGGACGAGTATTCCGATCCCGAAAAGGGTTCGGGCGCGGTCAAGATTACGCCGGCGCATGATTTCAACGACTTCGAGGTCGGCAAGCGCCACAAGCTGCCGGCGATCAACATCCTGACTGTCGAAGCCGCCATCAAGTTGAAGGACAATGAAGATTTCCTCGCCGGCCTCGATGCAACGCCGGAGCGGCAGGCCGTCTGGGACGAGCTTGACGGGCTCGACCGTTTCGTCGCACGCAAGAAGATCGTCGAGCTGATGGAAGAAGGCGGCTTCCTGGAAAAGGTCGAGCCGCATCGCCATGCCGTGCCGCATGGCGACCGCGGCGGCGTGCCGATCGAGCCGTTCCTGACCGAGCAGTGGTATGCCAACGCGGCCGAGCTCGCCAAGCCGGCGATCGCCTCGGTGCGCGAAGGCCGCACCAACTTCGTGCCGAAGAACTGGGAGAAAACCTATTTCGACTGGATGGAGAACATCCAGCCCTGGTGCATCTCGCGCCAGCTGTGGTGGGGCCACCAGATCCCGGCCTGGTATGGGCCGGATGGGCGCGTCTTCGTCGAGAAGACCGAGGAAGAGGCGCTGAGCGCGGCGATCGAATATTATCTGGCGCTCGAAGGCCCGTGGAAGGCCTGGGTCGAGGACAGGCTGGAAAACTTCCAGCCGGGCGAGATCCTGACCCGTGACGAGGACGTGCTCGACACCTGGTTCTCCTCGGCCCTGTGGCCGTTCTCGACTTTGGGATGGCCGGACCAGACGCCTGAGCTGAAGACGTACTACCAGACCGACGTGCTGGTGACCGGCTTCGACATCATCTTTTTCTGGGTGGCCCGCATGATGATGATGGGCCTGCATTTCATGGACGAGGAGCCGTTCCACACCGTCTATGTGCACGCGCTGGTGCGCGACAAGAACGGCGCCAAGATGTCGAAGTCGAAAGGCAACGTCATCGACCCGCTCGATTTGATCGACGAGTATGGCGCTGACGCGTTACGCTTCACCTTGACGGTGATGGCGGCGCAAGGCCGCGACGTGAAGCTCGACCCGGCGCGCATCGCCGGCTATCGCAATTTCGGCACCAAGCTGTGGAACGCGACGCGCTTCGCCGAGATGAACGAGGTCGCCCGCAATGACGATTTCTGGCTGAACGACGCCAAGCTGGCGGTCAACCGCTGGATCCTGACCGAGCTGACGCGGGCCGCGCGGCAGATCACGGACGGCATCACCTCCTACCGCTTCAACGAGGCGGCCGGTGCTGCCTACCGTTTCGTCTGGAACCTGTTCTGCGACTGGTATCTGGAACTCTTGAAGCCGGTGTTCATGGGCACTGACGAGGCGGCCAAGGCCGAAAGCCGCGCCTGCGTCGCCTTCGTGCTCGACGAAATCTACAAGCTGCTGCATCCGATGATGCCGTTCATGACGGAAGAGCTGTGGGCGCAGACGGCGGGCGAGGGCAAGGAACGCGAGTCGCTGCTTTGCCACGCTGCCTGGCCGTCGCCCGACTTCGAGGATGACGAGGCCGCCGCCGACATCAACTGGCTGGTCGACCTTGTCTCCGGCATCCGCTCGGTGCGCTCGGAGATGAATGTGCCGCCGGCGGCGATCGCGCCTCTGGTCGTGGTCGGCGCCAATGGTGTGACACGCGAGCGGCTGGTTCGCCAGGACTCGGCGATCAAGCGGCTGGCACGCGTCGGCGACATCTCGTTGGCTGATGCGGCGCCCAAGGGCTCGGCGCAGATCGTGCTTAACGAAGCAACGATCTGCCTGCCGCTCGGCAGCCTGATCGATCTCGCCGCCGAGGCTGCCCGGCTGCAGAAGGAGCTGGCCAAGGTCACCGAGGAAATCGCGCGCCTGCACAAGAAGCTGTCGAATGAACGCTTCGTTGCCAGCGCGCCGGCCGAGATCGTCGAGGCCGAGCGCGAAAAGCTCGCCGAATACCGCGACGCGCAGGACAAGCTTGCGGTGGCGCTGACCAGGGTCCGCGATGCCGGTTGA
- a CDS encoding TolC family outer membrane protein, with protein sequence MRDIPVPSVSKTLFAAVLVSATALSPLAASAETITGALAKAYQYNSTLNSSRAGVRVTDEGVAIAKSTGRPTITGSASIDYTNTRLANGGGNSKLTSGSYGIQINQSLFDGFQTKNNVAAAESQVKASVESLRNTEENTLFSAATAYMDVIRDRQIAVLTEQNLQFLTEQARAARSRFEVGEGTRTDVAQADASRASAVASLSAARAQALASAATYHQVVGDEPGKLKPAAPLAKLLPSSLDAAIAIGANEHPAILATQHLVDAAAFSVKSAEGALLPQLSASAGVSENYRNAIPDLSGSNGNSTSANIGATLTIPIYSGGRTPALVRQSKESLGQARIQVDVSRDQVRQAVATAWSQYTAAQQSVSANRQVIDAAQLALNGVIEERNVGQRTTLDVLNAQAAVITAKINQANSEHDVVVASYAILSAMGRLSVDRLALQVTKYKPEEHYNAVKDKWFGLRTPDGR encoded by the coding sequence ATGAGGGATATACCCGTGCCGTCTGTATCCAAGACCCTTTTTGCCGCCGTCCTCGTCTCCGCGACCGCGCTGTCCCCACTAGCCGCCTCGGCGGAAACCATCACCGGCGCGCTCGCCAAGGCCTATCAATACAATTCCACGCTGAATTCATCCCGCGCCGGTGTGCGCGTCACAGACGAAGGCGTGGCCATTGCCAAATCGACCGGGCGTCCGACGATCACGGGATCGGCCTCGATCGACTACACAAACACGCGCCTGGCAAATGGCGGCGGCAACTCGAAGCTGACGTCCGGTAGCTACGGCATTCAGATCAACCAGTCGCTGTTTGACGGCTTTCAGACGAAAAACAACGTGGCGGCGGCGGAATCCCAGGTGAAGGCGTCGGTGGAGAGCCTGCGCAACACCGAGGAAAACACGCTGTTCAGCGCGGCCACGGCCTATATGGACGTGATCCGGGACCGGCAGATCGCGGTGCTGACCGAGCAGAACCTGCAGTTCCTGACCGAGCAGGCGCGTGCGGCAAGGTCACGTTTCGAAGTTGGCGAAGGTACCCGCACCGACGTCGCGCAGGCCGATGCGTCGCGCGCCTCGGCGGTGGCGTCGCTGAGTGCCGCACGCGCGCAGGCGCTGGCCAGTGCTGCAACCTATCACCAGGTGGTCGGCGACGAGCCGGGCAAGCTCAAGCCCGCTGCGCCATTGGCCAAACTCTTGCCGTCGAGCCTCGACGCGGCGATTGCGATCGGGGCGAATGAACATCCGGCCATTCTCGCTACGCAGCACCTGGTCGACGCGGCGGCGTTTTCGGTGAAGTCGGCGGAAGGCGCGCTGTTGCCGCAACTGTCGGCGTCGGCCGGCGTCTCGGAGAACTATCGCAATGCCATCCCCGACCTCTCCGGTTCCAACGGAAATTCGACCTCGGCCAATATCGGCGCGACACTGACCATTCCGATCTATTCGGGCGGTCGGACCCCGGCGCTCGTGCGCCAGAGCAAGGAATCGCTTGGCCAGGCCCGTATCCAGGTCGATGTCAGCCGTGACCAGGTTCGCCAGGCGGTTGCCACCGCATGGTCGCAATACACCGCCGCGCAGCAGAGCGTCTCGGCCAACAGGCAGGTGATCGATGCCGCGCAACTGGCGCTGAACGGCGTCATCGAAGAGCGCAATGTCGGCCAGCGCACCACGCTCGACGTGCTCAACGCACAGGCTGCCGTCATCACGGCCAAGATCAACCAGGCCAATTCCGAACATGACGTGGTCGTGGCAAGCTACGCCATCCTGTCGGCAATGGGGCGCCTGTCGGTTGACCGGCTTGCCTTGCAGGTCACCAAGTACAAGCCCGAAGAGCACTACAACGCCGTCAAGGACAAGTGGTTCGGCCTGCGCACGCCGGACGGCCGCTAA
- a CDS encoding bleomycin resistance protein, with protein sequence MPTLEHHKKQAKLYLKWHRERYYPVAAVIGWLLPRFHHLSDSQILDHGFKLADAQELVARKSGFESWQALKEGLQTVTDHAATDAAKPHLAFAEPQLFVCDIAAACNFYRQKLGFETRFTYGEPPFYAQIIRDGARLNLRHVDKPPLAANSADDLLAATIVVDNIKALFLEYQAATAPFHQTLRTEPWGARTFIVKDPDGNLICFTISAG encoded by the coding sequence ATGCCGACCCTCGAACACCACAAGAAACAGGCCAAGCTCTATCTCAAATGGCACCGCGAGCGGTACTATCCCGTCGCCGCTGTGATTGGATGGCTCTTGCCGCGTTTTCACCATCTCAGCGACAGCCAGATCCTCGATCACGGCTTCAAGCTTGCCGATGCCCAGGAACTCGTCGCCAGGAAATCAGGTTTCGAGAGCTGGCAGGCGCTGAAGGAAGGCCTTCAAACCGTGACCGATCATGCAGCAACAGACGCCGCAAAACCGCATCTCGCCTTTGCCGAGCCACAGCTCTTTGTCTGCGACATCGCAGCGGCCTGCAATTTCTACCGGCAAAAGCTCGGCTTCGAGACGCGCTTCACCTATGGCGAGCCGCCCTTCTACGCCCAAATCATCCGCGATGGCGCACGACTCAACCTGCGCCATGTCGACAAGCCTCCACTCGCCGCCAACTCGGCCGATGACCTACTGGCGGCGACGATCGTTGTCGACAACATCAAGGCTCTGTTTCTTGAGTATCAGGCGGCCACAGCACCGTTCCACCAGACATTGCGGACCGAACCCTGGGGCGCCCGCACGTTCATCGTCAAGGATCCCGACGGCAATCTCATCTGCTTCACGATCAGCGCGGGCTGA
- the xth gene encoding exodeoxyribonuclease III, giving the protein MKIVTWNINGVRARIGNLTHWLTESAPDIVCLQEIKTVDEQFPRAEIEALGYNVETNGQKGFNGVALLSKLRFDEVIRGLPGDDTDEQARFIEGVFSTDKGALRVASLYLPNGNPIDDEKKFPYKLNWMARLERWAEERLKLEEALVLAGDYNVIPEPIDARFPENWLGDALFQPQTRQAFRRLLNLGFTEAVRAVTDAPDTYTFWDYQAGAWQKNNGIRIDHLLLSPEAANRFSSASIEKHVRAWEKPSDHVPVAIDLALQPA; this is encoded by the coding sequence ATGAAAATCGTCACCTGGAACATCAACGGCGTTCGCGCCCGCATCGGCAATCTGACCCATTGGCTGACCGAGAGCGCGCCCGACATTGTCTGCCTGCAGGAGATCAAGACGGTCGACGAGCAGTTCCCGCGCGCCGAGATCGAGGCGCTGGGCTACAATGTCGAAACCAATGGCCAGAAGGGTTTCAACGGCGTCGCGCTGCTGTCGAAGCTGCGCTTTGACGAAGTCATCAGAGGCCTTCCGGGCGACGACACCGATGAGCAGGCGCGCTTCATCGAAGGTGTGTTCTCGACCGACAAGGGCGCGCTGCGGGTCGCCTCTCTCTATCTGCCGAACGGCAATCCGATCGATGACGAGAAGAAATTCCCCTACAAGCTGAACTGGATGGCGCGGCTGGAGCGCTGGGCCGAAGAGCGGCTGAAGCTGGAAGAGGCGCTGGTGCTGGCCGGCGACTACAACGTCATTCCCGAGCCGATCGACGCGCGTTTTCCGGAGAACTGGCTGGGTGACGCGCTGTTCCAGCCGCAGACGCGGCAGGCCTTTCGCCGGCTGCTCAACCTCGGTTTCACCGAAGCGGTGCGCGCGGTCACCGATGCCCCCGACACCTACACCTTCTGGGATTATCAGGCCGGCGCCTGGCAGAAGAACAACGGCATCCGCATCGACCATCTGCTGCTGTCGCCGGAGGCCGCCAACCGCTTCTCGTCGGCCTCGATCGAAAAACATGTGCGCGCCTGGGAAAAGCCGTCCGATCACGTGCCGGTGGCGATCGATCTCGCCTTGCAGCCGGCCTGA